The sequence below is a genomic window from Mycobacterium spongiae.
CAGCCACATCGCACGCTCAGCGTTACCAGCGAGTCCGTCGTCGACGTATCCCCGCCGGCGGCGGGGCTTTACACCAGCGGGCCGGCGCTAGATCCGTGGGAGGCTGCTCGGCCAGCGGGTCTGAAGGGTGCGTTGGCGACCGAGTTCACCCTGGACTTGAATCCGCCTGAGATCACCGGCGAGGTGCGCGAGTACGCGGCTCCTAGCTTCGTGCCGGAGCGTCCGCTGGTGGAGGTCTTGCGCGATCTGACGACCCGGATCTTCAACGACTTCACCTACCGTTCGGGGTCGACGACGATTTCCACCGGGGTCAACGAGGTTCTCGCGGCTCGGGAAGGGGTGTGTCAAGACTTCGCGCGCCTGGCGATCGCCTGTCTGCGAGCCAACGGCCTGGCGGCTAGCTATGTGTCTGGCTATCTGGTCACCGATCCGCCGCCGGGGAAGGACCGGATGATCGGCGCTGACGCGACTCACGCGTGGGCCGCGGTGTGGACTCCGCAACAGCCAGGTCGGTTTGAGTGGCTGGGCCTTGATCCCACCAATGACCAGCTGGTCGACCAACGGTATATCGGGGTGGGGCGGGGCCGCGACTATGCGGATGTGCCGCCCTTGCGGGGCATCATCTACACCAACTCCGAGGACAGTGTGATCGATGTCGCTGTTGATGTCGTGCCGTTCGACGGCGACGTGCCGTAGGCGTGACTGTCCCGCGGCGCGCGCTGGCCAACTCTTAGGCGGGCATGACCCGGCGGACATCGGGTCCCCACAGCGGCTGCATGCCGCCGGGCAGCGTTAGCTGGGTTGCGGTGATGGCCTCGGCGACGTCGCGCAGCTCGTCGTGGATCCCCGTGAGCAGCTCGGCCAATGTTTCTCGACGCCCGTCGGCCGCGACCTCTTCGAGCTCGGCGGGGTGCGACCGGCGCAGCACGGTGCTGATCTCATCCACCAACCGCTCGGGGCGCGACGACCCCGAGGAGCCGGGTAGGTCTCTGAGGTCGGCTCGCAGCCGTTGCAGCTGATACACCAACGACCGCGGGTTCTGCTCGTCGAACAGCATGAGCTCGGCGACGGCGGCAACACTGATCTTGCCCGCGGTGCGGCGCCGGTAGATGACCGCCGATTCACAGGCCACCAGGGTCGCCTCGATGATGGATTGCTCGGCGGCTGGGCCGCGGGCAGCTGTCAGCATGGCCCGCAGCAGTCCGGTGACCCACAGCCCGCGCTCAATACGTTTGCCGATGTCCATCATCGTCCAGCCGACGTCGTGCACCATCGACTCGCTGGCCACCCCGGACAGCGTCAGCATCCCGGCGAGCGTCTGCGATTGGGCCGTCGCGAGCAGCGCGTCGGCCTCGGTGAGCGATTCGGGTGGGTCGAACCTGCTCGGCAGCGCGTGCTCCACGTTTGCGAGCACCATCCACGTGTCGTTGGACAGCTGGTCGCGCACCGCCCTGGCGGCCAAGGCCAACCCGTCCACTGCCTGAACGAGGGAACCTGGTCGCTGTGGGTCCACCGTCAGCGACCACAGTGTTGACGGGGCAACCGCGATCATCTCCGCGCGGTCGTCAGCGTTGTCGGCACCGGTTCCCGTGTCGGTCCCGGTGATGCGTCCCAGCGCAGCCATCAACGCCGGCACGCACTCGCTTTCTTCCGTGTCCTGGTGGTGGCGGAAGATGTGGTAGCGCTCGCGGGTAACGATCAGCAGTCGGGCCATATTCTCCGCACGTTCGCCATAGCGGCCGAGCCAGAAAAGGTCGGACAACACCCGCGGAGAGCTGACCGCCCAGGTGCCCGCTCCGGTCTTCGCCGGCGGTGCCAGCGTCGGCTCCAACGACGTGAGGGTTACCGCCTCGGCATGCGCACGCTCGGTTGGTCGCACCCAGACATCTTTTGCTGCAACGGTTTTCAGCGTATATGCGGCTGGCCCGGGCGCCAGCACGTAGCCCAGGCCGCCGATCATGGGGGCATAGCCGCTGCGTTGCGCGACAGTGAACAAGCGCATGCCGACTCCAGCCGACGACAACACTCCGGCGTGGTCGGTCGGCGCCGACGAGAACTGCGGTAGCTCTTGGCCAACCCACTGCCACGGCATGTGCTCGATCCGCATCGCCAGCTGGGCCAGTTGCAGCGACGAAAGCGTTGGTCCGACAAGGGTTTCCCCGCCCACGGTGGACTTGATCAGAAGCGAGGGCAGATTCGCCAGGAGGTGCGAGCGTTCGCTGTCGATGCCGCCCCAGTAGACGGGTGCGGTGTGCAAGAGCGGGGTTTCGGCGAGCAGACGTTCGGCCAGCTCGGGCAGAAAGCGCAACAGCCCGGGGTTTTCCAAGATGCCGCTGCCCAGCGTGTTGACAACGGTGACCGTTCCGCGGTGTTGCGCCTCGACCAAACCGGCCACGCCCAGCCGAGAATCAGCGCGCAGATCCAGCGGATCCAAATAATCCGCATCGACACGGCGCAGCACAACGTCGACCTGCTTCAGCGTGCCCAGCGAGCGCATCCACAGCTTGCCGTCGCGCACCACCAGATCGGGGCTTTCCACGAGCGGAAAGCCAAGCAGGGTCGCCAAGTACGCCTGGTCAAAAGCGGTCTCAGAGTAGATCCCCGGACTGAGCACAACGACTACCGGGTCTTGGGCGACATCGGGCGCCGCGTCGAGCAGGGCGAGCCGCAGCGCTTGGGCGAACGGTGTCGCCGGTCGCGGCACAATGCTCTCGTAGAGGTCCGGAATCGCGTTGGCGACAACACGGCGGTCGGCGAGCGCGTACCCGGCTCCCGAGGGCGCTTGTGTCCAGTCGGCGTTGACCTGAAAACTGCCGTCCGGCAGGCGGCTGAGGTCCGCGGCATGCATGAAAAGCTGGTGACGCCCGGGCACCTCGATTCCGTTGGCCGCACGCACGTAGCCGGGATGGGCGAACAGCAGTTCGGCTGGTAGGAGACCCTCACTGAGCAAGGTGCGGGGCCCGTACAGGTCCGCGAGCACGGCATCGAGCAGCCGCGACCGCTGTACCAAGCCGGCCTCCAGCACTTCCCAATCGGCCGCGGAGATCACCAGCGGCAACGTGTCGATGTGCCAGGGCCCCGGCTCCAGGCCGTGGGCGCTCGGTACTCCCTCCCGGCTGGGATCGACCTCGTTGTAGGTGATGCCGTCGTGGTCGATCAGGCTGTGCACTACCGAGCGCAGTCGGTCCAGCCCGACCCTGCCACGCTCGGCGACCGTGTCGGCCAGCTCGACCCAGGCTTCCCGCACGTTGCCGTGTTCGTCGACGAACTCGTCGTAGCCGATCCCCGGGCCCTCTGGGCTGGCGGGTCGCAGGTCGAACAACGCTTCCTGGGCGCGCGCGGTGCGGTACCCGGCCAGTAAGTTGTCGACGTCGTAGCGGTCGCCCGGGGCCGCCGCTGGGCTAGCCGGGTCAACTGCAAATTGTTGTGCCATCTTTGCCGACGCCATTACTGCTGCACGGTACGCACGCGTCGCAGGTCGAGGATGCCCGGCGCGCCGACGTCGGTGAAGATCCTGGCCTGCTTTTCCTTGATGCCGGACAGGTCGACCTTGCCCGGGGTGAATCCGATCGCCTCGAAGCGCCGGGCGCGGCGCGACTCGGCCTCGACAGCGTTGACGGGTGGCTCGTCGTACGCCCGTCCCCCGGGGTGGGTGACGTGGTAGGTGCAACCGCCGCGCGA
It includes:
- a CDS encoding circularly permuted type 2 ATP-grasp protein, whose translation is MAQQFAVDPASPAAAPGDRYDVDNLLAGYRTARAQEALFDLRPASPEGPGIGYDEFVDEHGNVREAWVELADTVAERGRVGLDRLRSVVHSLIDHDGITYNEVDPSREGVPSAHGLEPGPWHIDTLPLVISAADWEVLEAGLVQRSRLLDAVLADLYGPRTLLSEGLLPAELLFAHPGYVRAANGIEVPGRHQLFMHAADLSRLPDGSFQVNADWTQAPSGAGYALADRRVVANAIPDLYESIVPRPATPFAQALRLALLDAAPDVAQDPVVVVLSPGIYSETAFDQAYLATLLGFPLVESPDLVVRDGKLWMRSLGTLKQVDVVLRRVDADYLDPLDLRADSRLGVAGLVEAQHRGTVTVVNTLGSGILENPGLLRFLPELAERLLAETPLLHTAPVYWGGIDSERSHLLANLPSLLIKSTVGGETLVGPTLSSLQLAQLAMRIEHMPWQWVGQELPQFSSAPTDHAGVLSSAGVGMRLFTVAQRSGYAPMIGGLGYVLAPGPAAYTLKTVAAKDVWVRPTERAHAEAVTLTSLEPTLAPPAKTGAGTWAVSSPRVLSDLFWLGRYGERAENMARLLIVTRERYHIFRHHQDTEESECVPALMAALGRITGTDTGTGADNADDRAEMIAVAPSTLWSLTVDPQRPGSLVQAVDGLALAARAVRDQLSNDTWMVLANVEHALPSRFDPPESLTEADALLATAQSQTLAGMLTLSGVASESMVHDVGWTMMDIGKRIERGLWVTGLLRAMLTAARGPAAEQSIIEATLVACESAVIYRRRTAGKISVAAVAELMLFDEQNPRSLVYQLQRLRADLRDLPGSSGSSRPERLVDEISTVLRRSHPAELEEVAADGRRETLAELLTGIHDELRDVAEAITATQLTLPGGMQPLWGPDVRRVMPA
- a CDS encoding transglutaminase family protein, which produces MAPETRAAGEANARASHRYRITHRTEYRYSDIVTSSYGRGFLTPLDSLRQRCIAHRLIIDPTPADSSTTRDAYGNISSYFHVTQPHRTLSVTSESVVDVSPPAAGLYTSGPALDPWEAARPAGLKGALATEFTLDLNPPEITGEVREYAAPSFVPERPLVEVLRDLTTRIFNDFTYRSGSTTISTGVNEVLAAREGVCQDFARLAIACLRANGLAASYVSGYLVTDPPPGKDRMIGADATHAWAAVWTPQQPGRFEWLGLDPTNDQLVDQRYIGVGRGRDYADVPPLRGIIYTNSEDSVIDVAVDVVPFDGDVP